The region CGAGTAATATCCCGTGTCGATGAGCCAAGTCCCTGAAATGGCGGTCACCGTCCCGTCCCGTTTCATGCCGACCTTGGCCTTCATCCGGCAGCCGATCCGCATCGTGAAGGTGGCCAGATGCTCCTCCTTGGTGAAGACGAGTTTGACCGGTTTTCCCGTGGCCCGGCTCAAAAGGGCGGCATAGGTCTGGACCTGCCATGACATGAATTTCGACCCATAGCTTCCGCCGCAGGGGCCGCCGATCGTCCTCACCTCGACCTTCCTTCCCATCACATGGTGGAGGGTGATCTTGTCCATGTAGGAGGCCTGATTGGAGACCCAGAGCGTCACCTTGTTCGGTTCCTCCCAAAGGGCAATGGCTCCGGGCGGTTCGGGAGGGAGGGGATTGGGGAGGTTTTCGTAGCTGAAAGTCCCTTCGGTGATGACATCGGCCTCCTGAAATCCCTTCTCCACATCGCCCATCACGACCTCCTGGAGGGCCTTGGGGCCGAAGAAGGGAACCCCAGGCGTGACGACATTTCCAGGAAATTCCTCATAAAGCTGGGGCGCGCCAGGCTTTAAGGCCTCTTCCATATCGAAGACCGCTGGGAGGATCTCGTACTCGACCTCGATCAAACTTAGGGCCTTCCTGGCGACCTCCTCGCTTGTGGCCGCCACAAGGGCGACCGCATCTCCCACGTAGCGGACCTTCCTGTCGAGGATGCGGGTCGCACGGGGGGTGCCGCCTCGCCACTCCGGGACATCTTCATAGGTGAGAATGGCTTCCACTCCTTCGAGCTTCTCGGCCTTTCCCTTGTCGATCCTCTTGATCAGGGCATGGGCGTGGGGGCTTCTCAGGACCTTTCCGTAAAGCATTCCAGGGATCTTCAGATCGTTCAGGAACTTCGCCCCGCCCGTGACGATCTCCTCGGCGTCTCTCCTGGGCATGGCCTTGCCGATATAACGGTACGTCTTCTCCATCTCCCTACCTCGTTAGGCCCGAAGCGGCCCTCACGGCCCTGACCACCTGATAGTGGGCGATGCACCTGCAGAAGTTTCCCGAGAGGGCCTCCTTCACCTCGTCCTCCGTGGGATTTGGATTCTCCATCAGGAGGGCCTTTGCGCTCATGAGGATTCCGGGGGTGCAGAAGCCGCACTGGAAGGCGGAGTGGTCGATGAAGGCCTGCTGGAGGGGATCGAGGGCTCCGGTCTCCGGGTCCTTCAGGCCCTCGATGGTGGTGATCCTTCTTCCGTCGCACTCGACGGTCAGGGTGAGGCAAGAGAGGATCGCCCGGCCCTCCATCAACACCGTGCAGCATCCGCAGGCGCCGTGGCCGCAGGAGACCTTCGTTCCCGTCAACCCGAGGGTTTCGCGCAAGGTATGGGCAAGGGTATGGGAGGGTTTGACCTGATGGGGTCTTTCACCTACCTCGAACTGGTGGGTCTGGCCGTTGACGATCAGCCTCACCCTCTTCTGTCTCATCCCTTTCATCCCCGGTTCTCCTTTTCGGTCTTTAAACGATATCTTTCTCGCAACTCCTTCTTCAGGACCTTGCCCTGGGGGCTCTTTGGGAGGGAGGAGACGAACTCCACGGACCTCGGGGCCTTGAAACCTGCGATCCGTTCTTTACAGAACCGGATGATCTCCTCGGCGCTGGCCCTTGCCCCTTCCTTGAGGACGATGAGGGCATGGACCCTCTCAACCCACTTCTCGTCTGGGAGGCCAATGACCGCCGCCTCCAGGACCGCGGGATGCCGGTAGAGGACCTCCTCCACCTCCCTCGGATAGACGT is a window of Thermodesulfobacteriota bacterium DNA encoding:
- a CDS encoding (2Fe-2S)-binding protein, which produces MRQKRVRLIVNGQTHQFEVGERPHQVKPSHTLAHTLRETLGLTGTKVSCGHGACGCCTVLMEGRAILSCLTLTVECDGRRITTIEGLKDPETGALDPLQQAFIDHSAFQCGFCTPGILMSAKALLMENPNPTEDEVKEALSGNFCRCIAHYQVVRAVRAASGLTR